A single window of Nicotiana sylvestris chromosome 3, ASM39365v2, whole genome shotgun sequence DNA harbors:
- the LOC104246433 gene encoding uncharacterized protein isoform X1, which translates to MCSQLMIPLFLIMGKIYMIALPFLKLGLHQERVVNNIILPCITLQAKLPSVENMCSVNILLDMEAELLEKKKRKRNTVSCREYYCYKLQMRDGEENGVLHAGRVFQQYSVDEFIKLETQRLDFYSFNQDLFRIDALAGILDVLRHEERESHATLVDKVFFLQVL; encoded by the exons ATGTGTTCACAGTTAATGATTCCACTGTTTCTGATAATGGGAAAGATCTACATGATCGCTCTTCCGTTTTTGAAGTTG GGTCTACATCAGGAACGTGTAGTGAACAATATAATATTACCATGCATAACGCTACAAGCAAAG CTACCAAGTGTAGAAAATATGTGTTCAGTCAACATACTACTTGACATGGAAGCAGAACTTCTGgaaaaaaagaaacgaaaaagaaaTACTGTGTCATGTCGTGAGTATTATTGTTACAAGCTCCAAATGAGGGACGGTGAAGAAAATGGGGTTTTACATGCTGGAAGAGTATTCCAACAATACTCAGTTGACGAATTCATCAAGCTTGAGACTCAAAGGTTAGATTTCTATTCATTTAATCAAGATTTATTTAGAATTGATGCGTTAGCGGGGATTCTTGATGTTCTAAGACACGAAGAGAGAGAGAGCCATGCAACATTGGTAGACAAAGTTTTCTTCCTGCAAGTTTTATAG
- the LOC104246440 gene encoding uncharacterized protein: MKTYILKRNIFGKVVAFMYTIEFQKRGLPHAHFLIILKDEYKLLTPEAYDRVVCAEIPDSDKNDYLYSVVTKYMMHGPCGSLNPKCPCMKNQEYCKFKYPKDFADHTSKGKNGYPIYKRRNNGKRVNIRGQFLDNSWVVPYNPYLLSKFNCHINVEVFSDIRVVKYLYKYICKGNDKIVFFVHADDPKIEIDEIREYQSARWVSPPEATWRLFGFPISEMTPSVYHLQLHLEGQQFVSFKTT, translated from the coding sequence ATGAAAACATATATTCTAAAGAGAAATATATTTGGAAAAGTTGTTGCTTTTATGTACACTATTGAATTTCAAAAGCGTGGTCTTCCACATGCTCATTTTCTTATCATACTCAAAGACGAATATAAATTGTTAACTCCGGAAGCTTATGATAGAGTTGTTTGTGCTGAAATACCCGATTCTGATAAGAATGATTACTTGTATTCAGTTGTTACTAAATATATGATGCACGGACCTTGTGGTAGTTTAAATCCTAAATGTCCTTGTATGAAGAACCAAGAATACTGTAAGTTCAAATATCCAAAAGATTTTGCTGATCATACATCAAAGGGAAAAAATGGATACCCAATTTACAAAAGGCGAAATAACGGTAAACGTGTAAATATTAGGGGACAATTTCTTGACAATTCGTGGGTAGTTCCTTACAATCCATATCTATTGAGCAAATTTAACTGTCATATTAATGTTGAAGTTTTTTCTGATATTAGAGTTGTCAAATACCTTTATAAATATATCTGCAAGGGAAATGATAAAATTGTCTTTTTCGTACATGCTGATGATCCAAAGATTGAAATAGATGAGATCAGAGAATATCAATCTGCTAGATGGGTATCTCCACCAGAGGCAACTTGGCGTTTATTTGGTTTTCCCATTAGCGAAATGACTCCATCCGTTTATCATCTTCAGCTACATCTTGAAGGACAACAATTTGTCTCTTTTAAAACAACATAG
- the LOC104246439 gene encoding uncharacterized protein: MWIHRQQSTVIGRIVTCHPTEGERYYLRLLLMNIRGPKSYQHLLTVNGICCSTFRETAENQGLLQCDNNLVDCMSEAVRYQMPYSLRRLFATLLVYCNPTNPKELWDRFEDSMSEDFKILPHLNEKQICRMALDHINNILHSLGRDINEFALVSERILASFAAKKAQDSHFERNIIVREEDLLLETKLDNEQRKAYDVILDRIFKNKSGAFLIDGPGGTGKTFLYRALLVAVRSKEFVALATATSGVATSILPGGRTTHSRFKFPIDIDEQFFCNINKQSSLASLIRDAKLIVWDEVSMAKK, encoded by the coding sequence ATGTGGATACATCGACAACAGAGCACTGTTATTGGACGTATTGTGACATGTCATCCAACAGAGGGGGAAAGATATTATCTTAGATTATTATTAATGAATATTAGAGGACCGAAATCATACCAACATTTGCTAACTGTAAATGGAATATGTTGTAGTACATTTAGAGAAACCGCAGAAAACCAAGGATTATTACAATGTGATAATAACTTGGTTGACTGTATGTCCGAGGCTGTAAGATATCAGATGCCTTATAGTCTAAGACGTTTATTTGCTACACTTTTGGTATATTGTAATCCTACTAACCCAAAAGAACTTTGGGACCGATTTGAAGATTCTATGTCTGAAGACTTCAAGATTTTGCCACATTTGAACGAGAAACAAATTTGTCGTATGGCTTTAGATCATATTAACAACATTTTGCATtcattgggtcgtgacataaatgaATTTGCACTTGTATCAGAAAGAATTTTAGCTTCATTTGCTGCTAAGAAGGCTCAAGattctcattttgaaagaaatataattgTTAGAGAAGAAGATTTATTACTAGAAACAAAATTGGACAATGAACAACGAAAAGCATATGATGTAATCCTTGATAGAATATTTAAGAATAAATCTGGAGCTTTTTTAATCGATGGTCCCGGAGGAACAGGCAAAACTTTTTTGTATCGTGCATTATTGGTTGCTGTACGATCAAAAGAATTTGTAGCTTTAGCAACAGCAACCTCTGGTGTTGCAACTTCAATTCTTCCCGGAGGACGGACTACTCACTCTCGTTTTAAATTTCCTATTGATATTGATGAACAATTCTTCTGTAATATTAATAAGCAGAGTTCCCTTGCATCATTGATACGAGATGCCAAACTAATTGTGTGGGATGAAGTATCAATGGCCAAAAAATAA
- the LOC104246433 gene encoding uncharacterized protein isoform X2 has translation MYRARSADKRELNLLERRTTYVRSRMQNPASHSTEVSACYQFNRELARQRAALTGASSSTLRTVNDSTVSDNGKDLHDRSSVFEVGSTSGTCSEQYNITMHNATSKATKCRKYVFSQHTT, from the exons ATGTATAGGGCGAGGTCAGCTGATAAAAGAGAACTAAATTTACTGGAGCGCCGAACGACATACGTTCGTTCTAGAATGCAGAATCCAGCCAGTCATTCTACTGAAGTATCAGCTTGCTACCAATTTAATAGAGAATTAGCGAGGCAGCGAGCTGCTCTAACAGGAGCCTCATCTTCTACCTTGAGAACAG TTAATGATTCCACTGTTTCTGATAATGGGAAAGATCTACATGATCGCTCTTCCGTTTTTGAAGTTG GGTCTACATCAGGAACGTGTAGTGAACAATATAATATTACCATGCATAACGCTACAAGCAAAG CTACCAAGTGTAGAAAATATGTGTTCAGTCAACATACTACTTGA
- the LOC104246432 gene encoding LOW QUALITY PROTEIN: 17.4 kDa class III heat shock protein (The sequence of the model RefSeq protein was modified relative to this genomic sequence to represent the inferred CDS: inserted 1 base in 1 codon), with protein MSAVVDAVNQLLHFPEXIERVVFSSRSHETSENRGLSSIPVDILDSQKEYIFYMDVPGLSKSKIQVTVEDENILVIRSNGKRKREESEEDGCKYVRLEMRPPQKLMRKFKLPENCNVSAITAKCENGVLAVVVEKFPPPPKHKTVKVAIS; from the exons ATGAGCGCAGTTGTGGATGCAGTGAACCAACTtctccacttcccag tcattGAAAGGGTAGTGTTTTCGTCTCGCTCACATGAGACAAGTGAGAATAGGGGTTTGAGTAGCATACCAGTCGACATTCTCGATTCCCAAAAGGAGTACATTTTCTACATGGACGTTCCTGGGTTATCTAAGTCTAAAATTCAG GTGACGGTGGAAGATGAAAACATATTGGTGATACGAAGCAATGGGAAGAGGAAGCGTGAGGAGAGTGAGGAAGATGGGTGCAAGTATGTGAGGTTGGAGATGAGGCCACCTCAGAAATTGATGAGGAAGTTCAAGCTGCCTGAAAACTGCAATGTTTCAGCTATTACTGCTAAATGTGAGAATGGGGTGTTGGCTGTGGTAGTTGAGAAGTTTCCTCCACCACCTAAGCATAAGACTGTTAAAGTTGCAATTTCATGA